Below is a window of Malania oleifera isolate guangnan ecotype guangnan chromosome 1, ASM2987363v1, whole genome shotgun sequence DNA.
GTCCTCACTGGATGTGTCCACATGGTTATCACCCTTGACATCCATGTCTTTTCCCCTAGAGTCCATCCTGTAAATAGAATAGAAACCAACTCAATATTCCATTCTTATCATGTggaacacaattattagatgaaGAAATATCGTGACCTGtaaactttcaatttaaaagAATAAGTCAAGAAACCCTaacacaaaatcgtcgatggtttgccaTCCGCAAACCATCCTTCTCTTTGATACGTGTACACACTTAGTCGTATAAGGATAAAGGCCTCTAATCCCTACTCCGGGACAAATACATACTCACTTAACCTAACGTTTCAACTTAGCTTCCAAGTTTCACCCTCTCAACCCCGAAACAAAaacatcgatggatttaccatggttttcttgaaattgtcattccaggaaaagcacAAAAGACCGTCGAAAGAAATCCACCTCCAAGCCTCCAGACTAAAACCTACCTAACTTACTAACTTTTATCCTCATCTCATGTCAACCTATACCCTGGTACTCCTTAAccatcaaagtctgcagaacctagcaaacctaggctctgataccacctataacgcCCCAAAACCCTcatgggcccggggtgctactttagtaacgtctatgtacctgataccatattcatcataAATAAATGCAACGTaaataatgaaacattctccaaacatacaatactagagttctaagttTCTTTCATACATAAAGGTCTTTCCAttctcatattacatctcaaactAATAAATCAACTAAGTCGGTCCATACGACCACAATACAAACTCATAGGCTTACAACATAAACTACTTGCATctgagttcttgaagacactctcaaaaagaaactatactagtctccaccccctagatctgctaaactcgatctctaggattccctgaaaagatatgttgtataacggggtgagacacctctcagtaaggaagattaagttaataacaATGTATGGTTAACATGTGTTTCAGTGTATAGAGAATCGTACATCTCTCTTTTAACTGAAAATGATATGTATACTCGTTGCTCATTTCTCACAATATAAATTGGTACTGAAAACaattacatcatttacataaatatacaaatatgaatAAAAGACTCTCCCTGGAACTAAACGCCATGTATAAATCCCCGTGGTCAAGGTTGTGCTACCTGAAGGTTGGACTAAAAactgggggatcaacccagatCAAGTCACTCTCTGCTATCTACGTCTGCAGGCTTCCGCAACTCGCTTGCAGGTCTAATTGTCTTACCACTTCCTGATACGTACTTCCAGGGAAGGTAACACCTCTACCTGGGTCAATTGGttggaccacccaacaccactctTGAGTAAAGCGTGGGCGCACACGGTCAACTAgtgaaactctctctagcaatggtactgtgctcataaCAACTGGGTCCTCAGGGTTTCtagagcatatcatgcaatttaagtaattaaaactgtactttaaattcatttcACATAAAGTCTGCCATTTTATAAACCCCGGCCTTGCACCGTTTATAAACTTGGCCCTCAACCCTCTGTTACAACTCGACTCTCAGCCACTGAATTAAACTCCGGCCCTTGGCCGTCTGGTAAAACTCAGCCCTCGCAACCATCATATAAATCCCTACatttttcataaacagttccagtatgtttcGCAAACAGTTCGATATTTCACAAACATGCTCATTTCTGGTATTTTCATAACTCACAAAATagcatctgccacacaattttccatatttaaaacataacccataGGCAACAAGAACACTGTATAAATGGTTTGTAAGATCAAACCAaattttccaccattcatttatAGTcaatatatcatatcatatatcctaggtttgaaaaaaggtcattttgaatggttggttttcaaaagaataactGAAAACCTAAATATACTTACTCCAAAAACATTTTGTAcggttcaaaatcattaaaatacTGCATTAACTTAacccccttacctatttcctgaaaaacaccCAAGACATTCGAAAaccaaaccctaactttttcccgAATTCaagaatctactccgctagactcGTAGAGATTCGTCctttgatcctcgtggtaacttccgatcgttgaaacGGACAATGAACGGCGaaagatcaaagagagagagagagtgtgggtgcaggttctagagagagagagagagattttgatttcttaacaatgaagcaattgaaaatctatttatagacccttcgACCTAgtaaaattcatcaacgaaatgacgccttcgtcgacaaaccacataaggacgttcatcgacgaaaAAAGGGCCTCATCAATTAACCCTAAGTCTGATATTTTCGCTCGCTCtggatctcttcgttgacgatgCTCTAAATTTCGGCAACGAACCTCAAaagggccttcgttgatgagaacatgtactttgtcgacgaaacctgcTAAACTCCCCTCTTtcctttccttatttatttttagggtttgggtctttacatcacaagtgaggggaagattgttgaggattacacttgtgagtttgtcacactttgaaaaaattgagtggatgatgggtgcttatatatattgttggacccaagacccaataagcttaaacttttggatcaaattgGTGCTCACATATGTGTATCAAGATTACTTATGGACTCCTTTGGTGCTAACAATTCTATGGGCAAcaaagttttaaatattatttatttgatacaaaaattttaattaaattaaaaaattcaatCTTTACGTAAGAGAAGACTAAATAAacccatatgtatatatatatatttcttaaagACGCAAGATACAATAATCTAAGTAATATTTAATAATGATTTGTTTGTAAACAAGAATGAAATCAAATAAAACGGAATTGGTTTTTATAATTATACATATTTGTCATATAAATTTACATTCCATTCTACTTTGACATACCATGATAAGTGAATTAAAAAACAACTCAATAGTAACATATAATATCTATCTAAAGAATATTTAATGcatactatatataataataatccaaCTATTTTGCAAGTTGCAACTTTTCATTGACTTTATGAAACTTTTGCTTTAACGGCCTATTTTTATGTGTGTGATTATTTAAAccatataaataattaaaataatacatTAATGTTAATCTTgtgagtattttttttatttttaagacaCAAAAATGTCAagtaataattttcatttttaatcgAGTTCAAACATTcatctttttagaaaaaaaaaaatacaatcttTATTAATATgtcctcacttttggtggaggaataccatggttacaagacaagtattgggagattacaaataaaaaaataaaagctcTCATAAAAACAATACTAACAATCAGGCAAAtcaggactacaaatccaaacaatactaaataagaaacaaatctaattAGGCCtagataaaaacaaaaaaactttaaacaaatctaaacccaccaaacaaaaatcgagaggatgaactaatgacgaaatgAAGTGAGACCCAATATATCCACCTAAAAAATTCCTTTCAGAAAACGTGGTAAAAGATATTGTTCTTCATAAATGACATTGCTTCTCATTTCTCCTTTTCTAATGATAAAATCAATCACACTATTggcttccctatattgatggatcaccatgaaattCACTTCTTCTAACTCCACCATGagattttcccaaaaatctcaaagataccacaaggtagATCTATCTTTTCGAACCCAATCAACAATAATTTGttagtcactttcaataatcatattaaaatattgaaatcgTTTGTATAAACAAATTCCTTCTAGAATTGCTTTTTATTTCgtactattattcgtaccattaccaaaatattttaaaaaaatcgcTATCACCGTATCATGACAGTCTCAAATAATTATTCCACCTCCTGAAATACCTAAATTGCCCCTATAGCTCTCATTACAATTAAGAGTGCTTTAAAAGTTCATCTCCTTTACACAAAATTCATCGCCCGAGTTCAAACATTCATCTCCTTTCACACTAAATTTAAACTCTTTAAGagtgttttaaaattcaaaattgcaAAGACATATAGAGTCAAACTCGTCGAAGAAACCTTAATTATAAGGGTTGGGTGATAGTTTTTGACAATGGAGATTTTTTTTCTTGTCAAAATGATTGGTGTGGTCACAATACCTAAAatctttttatcattttattaaatatataataaaaagatCACTTTATTGCATACTACCTTTTCTTTGGGCAGTTGGCAACTTCGGGAAAATGAGCAAAAACCAATTATATTAAAGACAGAAAATTTAGTTAACTATCATGTTAAACTTCTATtttgaacaaaatataataaatgattCAAATAAATTCCACGTGAGCATGTGTTAAAATAAAATCTACGTGGCATCATTTTATTGCAGAAAACTTGGGGCTTCTCATTAGAGGAGTGCCAAGTGGATGTGATTATGGGCCCCAAATTCCCAGGCCCTTTTTTCAACACAGCCGTTGCAACATGCTGACCAAAGACCGGCAGGAAAGAAatacctttatttatttatttatttatatttttattatttttatatttaatttttgattaCAGGTGTCGCGGAATCATTGGGTGCCACCCTCGAACTAGTCCTATGCCTAAGCCAACGATGCTCTTCACCTGTGTAGGATGTAAATCACAGATATACATTCAACCGACAAAGTTCAAACTTGAGTTTATCCTGTCAAGCGGCCAGCCTCAAACTTGTCCTTACCATCCGAGCTTATGCCTAAGAggctattattttttattattattattattattattattattatgtaagcGTAACCTGTTCTGATAGCCCATATCTCTCTTCTCACctcattcaaaatttaaatttgagacTTGTAATCTGTTAATTGTAAATAATAATTTTGATtatcttattttcattttttagatatttagtttttcaaaatttatattaaaaatatgataaaaaaaatagcTTTGTTagttgtgcaaaataatttttattttttacttttatatttaaaacaattataaAGATCAAGTTGTTACATTTGTTCAAAATTTTGTGTAAACATCAATTTTGTGAAGAGCATTTAAAAGAAATTCAATGCAATTTTAAGATCCAAATTCTATcgttagaaataaaaaataaaaaaatatatagttttcAACTTTCCTatgtaaattttataaattaaaaaacaaggTCGCGAATCAATAATTATTTgaaaacccagaaaataaaaataaaattatttcaacaAGCAATTAGTGtcaactttttattatttttatacaaatattgcaaaactacaaaaaaaaatagttgatttTTTCTGTAATTctttaaaataccaaaataaaaaaatgaaaactacTTTTCACAAACTTAGGTGTGCTGAAAAATATGTAGACCTTGGCCCACATTTCACATGTACAGGTACAACCTACAAAGAACGGACAGGAGACATAATTGTATAGTTCTTCCTGTCCTGAGTGTCCTCATTCCATATGACCCAATCGTCTTACCCTTTTTTACCTTGTCATGTAATCAACTCATTTACCTTGGATCTCTGCAGCTGtgagaaaaataaattatgaagTTACAAATAATGAAAACACGTTACAAAGAATCTCAATCGGTCAACATATAACGACCTACCACACCCAATAATATTGCAAGACTGAATCAAGTTCAAGGGTGTTCGAACTTCACCTAAACTGTTCAGACTTCTGCGATACAGATGGATTCAATAGAGGTTAATAGGCATAAATTCATACCATTATTCGAGGCACACCCTAGAATTTGTGCTTTTAGACGAGCTTAAACCATTTCAAGAATATCATACAACTTTCGAATTTGTAATCGAATCAATTTTACAACATGCTGCACAACAAAGCAGCTAACGGTTGATAAAAAAACAAAGATGCATCTTCAAAGGGCTGTTTTATCACCAATTTGTTCTTGAATTCTTGTCTCAAAATTTTGAGCTGCAGTTAGTTTGTCATTTCTACTCCCTCTAATCCAATGGAAACAACAATAAACAGCACGGCAGCAGAAAGGCACTCCCTGTTGGCGGTCGAACTTTCAACCTTTACTTGATTTGAAAAAGAATATCTAACCAGTGGCCGTCAGTCTTGTGAACTCTGCTCCATTTGAGAAAAGAAATCTAATGGTACAACAGGTATATACAGGAGCCGGGAAGGAACTTCTATCACCAAGAAGTTTCATTCTAATGAATTCATCCAAAAATGTTCTTCAggaaattgcaacaaaagaaaaaatCCGTTACTTCAGCAAAGAAAACCAACATGCATTTTATGCTCACATGCACATACTAAAAATTAGGTATCTGAGGTAATCAACTATCACTCCTCCATAAGTCATTTTGGCAAATTTTACAGTCAAGTAACAACCCGATTATCATGATGGTACTTATAACAAATTTTCGATCAGACATGGTATATTTCATTTTGTTTTCCTAAAACTTATTTGGACTAAACGTTGATGCATCCCTAACACATAATGCTATCAAGTTAACTGAGCCAGCAGGGGATATCcattattgtgtgtgtgtgtgtgtgtgtgagagagagagagagagagagagattaccctGACTTAACAGTGTCATGCCCGACGAAATATTCTTGATTTCATGGAATGCAGGCAACACATCCAACTAATTCCAGTCATGCTAGCCGTTGTTTTTGAGACAAAACTGCATTTGAAATAGATACATTCTTTAGATCCAAGCCAATAATAATTCTTCAGTTCAGCATAGCTAACAAAGTTCCAcggtttagaataactatgtgaATTACCTTCAGAAATAGGGCAAAAGCTTTCTATAGGGAATATCACATCAGGGTCTACTCTTTGCTGGCAGTATACAGCCTGAGCCAGGCTACTTTCACTGCATGAAGCACAGAAAACTCACGAATGTACTATCATGACATGCTCAGTTGAAACATGCAAAATCTTATATCATAATCCAGAGTGTGATATTTGGCTATGCAAGGCACATCCATATTGACTGGCATAACTACATGTCAACCCTTAACACGACCCTATTTCATTTGTAAGAATAAGATCGAAGCACAGACCTGGACCATGAAGGGATAAATTTTTCATTTGGCACATCatcctcttcttcctcttcatcctcTGAGCTTTGATAAGGGGAAATCTCATATGATTGTTCTCGAATTGTATTAACAATGGTGGTATCATTTGGAATTGTTTTCTCCAAGTTGCTCATTACCTGAGGAAATGCAAGAAATCCTCAGCACAAGTTAGTTCATGCTGCTTAAGAAAAGCCTAATATAAATTCAAGCTTATTACTTGGTAGGAGAAATAATTAAATAGGAAATCTCTACAAATCACTCTAACCCATCAATAATTGCACCAATTGCCTTTGAAAAGCCAACAAAATCCACCTCTTCTTTATCCATAATCTATCCTTGCATAGATGGACTCCACTAAGAGTAGTAACTATTtcctatatatttttttataatggTAACGAAATAACTCAAACCAACAGTAACCATAATTAGATTCGATCAGGCCAACCTTCCATACCCTCGCTGTGTTCCAAACCCTAACTAAAAACAACTTCACAACTGCCGTTCAGACAAAATCATATGACCCCCTCTGTTGTTGACACTGAAAAGTTCACAGCAATTCTCTTACATTAAAGGCCAGACCATTGAAGGTAGTCAGATTTCAAGCTTCATGCACAAAACTATCACAATTTCTGTATCCATTACCAAGTCCTAGTAACATGAAGCTGAAGGATTTTAAGGTTCAAAAACATTAAAAAGTTAAATAGATAGAAGGGGGGAAGGATAGAAAATTTACCTTTTCAATATCACCACAATGTTCAATCACAAAACTTCCTCTTGCAGCATCACTTATAGACAACTGTCTTAGGTTCAGGTCAGAATCTGGCATTCTCCCAACAGTGTCTTCAAACCTTTCTTTTTCAGCATTCTCTTGCTTGCCTATTTCATTGTCTGATTCCTTCCTTTCGTGTTGTACCTCATCCTATAACACATAGCTCATAAGTGGTCCTACAACCATACAGTAAGCAGAAAAATCAAAGAAGTGAATTAATGCAGGAGGATTGTTACCATGGTTTGGCTCTCCCCTTTGTCAGCAGGCAGTTTCTCCGTATCTTCTCTCTGGCGTCTCCGTGCTTCTTCgatgcattttctttttcttcccttctctttcctTTCTTCATCTTCCCTCAGTCTTTTCTTCGCTGCCATATCAGCTTCTTTTTTCTTTCGTTccacttctttctttttcttgatTTGTTCCAATTGCTTTTCTTGCTCCAATCTTGATCGCTCAAGCTTCAATGCTTCCTTCTTCATCTTACGTTCATTCTCTCTTTTTTCTTCAAGGCGTTTTGCAGCCTCAGCAGCCTCCAGAGCCTTCACTTTGATGTCCCTCTTCCCTACAAGACAACACAACCAGTGCTGAAATAAACTAGAAATCTTAAAGACATAACTAATCCATGTTCAGAAGATATACCCTGTACAACCAACAAAGAAACAAAATGTTGCAGGGACCCAATTCTGATAGTCAGATGCATATTCATTTAGCATGGCATGCTTGCAACCATACATATTTGAAATTACAGCTTTGCATATGTCACGATATCTCAACAGGCATGTACTAGGGAGACCATGGCTAATATAAGATCAACACCCATCACAATCCTGCAGGTGTACAGTAGGGAGATCTTAGCCATATAATGACGGTTTAGCCTTCAACGTCATGAGGTGACTTTTATGGAGCTAAACCATGAGGCTCAATGGACCAAAGCAGAATTAATCATTGGAGTTAGGCCAAGACATTTATACTAAACAGTTGCGCCATGGCAGAACTTAGAATATATTTTTGCGCAtgtaaatatgaaatttttttgatattttgaataaattagaAACATTCTTTATTGCTTCATGATATATGCATGTCTATAGACATCTCATATATCCTCAAAATATAATATAtctataaatattagaagtgggataacattaaaaaaaataaaggtgCTCCCACATTTTTGGCTTGGCCTCCTTTGAGCTGCATAATTGGTTGcacaaaaattattcaaaataaaaagctGGCCATGATTAAGCAAATATGTACAGCTTCATCATGCCTCATTCAAGTCTTGGGGTAGCATCATGAACTGATCCTGTCATTGCAATTTTGTATCAATTCCAACTGAGTACATTTTCACCTCATAAATGTTCAAGCCACTTCACATGAGCATTCCTCAGAATAACACCATTTGGGGTTGCTTCGTAAGACACTGTGAACAGTATTGCCATTTCGTAGAACACTTTCTCTTTTAGCCTTACTCTAGATtgcaatatataaataaataaaatttagaaCAAGTGAAGCTAGAGAAGGAAGGAGAGTGTGGAGGATTTTAAAGTAGGAAAACATAAAGGTGTCTGAATTAGTGCTAGACCTACTACAACAAGAAGAAGCATTAAGTCCCATTGGGTAGGGTCAGCTAAATAAATTCATTTTCTccaattcacccgatcaagagcattttcctctactagattaggggctattaaatccttactatctcattctaaattattttaggtctacccctatcctTTTCATTCCAGAAACAATAACTAATCCACTCCTCCTCACATGTACTCTACTAGGtctgcgtttcaaatgcccaaactatCTAAGTTGTagctcccttatcttgtcttcaaccggtgttatgcctaaattattgtgtatatCCTCATTCCTGAGtttatattttaatgttataccattcattcaccttaacattcacatttcggcaactttcactttttctacatgttgtttcttagttgccaaacattctgaaccataaagcaatTTCAgttaaattctttaaaaaaaaaaaaatgaaatagggCTTGAATGAACAAATTTGTTAATGTCCAGCCACATGACCAGCACAACAAGAGTCAACAGCATAAATCCAGGCAAAACCAAAAGTGAAATGTGAACCTTGGACTAATCCTTGAAATATGTGCCTGTCATTCAATGTTAAAGCTAATCGTGAGTGGAAGATTAACATTTATAGTAAATATTCAATTGTCATAGAAAGAAAAGTCATTATCAAGAAGAAAGAAGATACCTGTAACAACAGCAGCAGCCTGTTTTTGCTGAACAAGCGGAATAAAGGAAGCGATATTGGACACTATGTTGTTACATTTAGAGTCCCTTTCTAACAAACTTGGGCCTTTGTTTCTCAAACTAGTTTTTTGCGATAATTTTTTCTTACTAACCCTCGCACGAAGAGATGCAGTCACCTTCTTAACACCATTTGTACTGGCAGAAAAATTCAGGTTTTCTTTGCCCTCATTTGtacatcttttcttgcctctgtAGTGGTTTCGAAGCTTCTGCTTGACCCCATTATGAGTTCCAGTGAAACTGATTTCAGTACTGACAGAATCGAGACTAACTCTATCAGGGAATATCTCGGCTGCAGAAATCAATGCAGGAGGGTTTGCGCATTCTTGTTTAATGTCAGTAAGTGATTTTATTTTGGTAGTGTTTTCCATATCCAGTCCACCGTTCTCTTGTTGGAATGTATCAACAACCTCATCTGTATTCCCAGTTTCTTCTTCCCTGATTGTGAAGCAGGCAAGCTCTGGATTTAAGCTTCCTCGCTTCCCTGAACTGCCAGATTTAAATGTGATTCCTTCCCATAGCTTTCCAGCAGGAGATGAATAAGGTTTGCTGGTATCCCAAACAAATCGGGCACTAGAAAATGGTTTGCAAGATTTTGACCTCCCATGAAAAGAACAAACCTCCCCATTCAGGCAACCATGACATTCCTCAATTTGCTTATCAGAATCACCATTTAAATGAAGGGTTTTTCCCATGTCCTTGTGCTCTAGAAGCCCATTTGGAACAGACTGGCATACATCTGGCATTCTATGAAACCCGTATGTATTGGAAAAATGGGATAATGGGGTCTGCATGCTAGCTGATCTGCAAAGCTGCTCCAGAACAGTAGCACGTTCTATTGCAGAATTTGGAAGGTTCAATTCATCAAAGCTGATCTCGTCTCTTACAATACATGGCTGTCCATTCTCCATGTGCATAACAAAACCCTCAAATACAGGCATGCTTTGATCAACACTGGTCAAGTCCACGTGTGAGTTATTAGGAGACCCAACCGAACAGTTCGAAAATAAGTCATCTTCTCTCATGTGGGAAATTATTTCAGCAGAAGACAACTCTTCACTTCCAAGATTAAGTTGATCTTCAGAATGCAACAAATCTTGGATACCACCTGCAGCAAACTGTCTTCTTACACCACGAATAGTGCTAGTTGGATCTTCCTGTCTCACTTGCTCCAAGCAAACCTGAGAATCTCCAGCTGCCTGATTGGTCAAATTTACACTTTTATGTATCCCTTCCACACCAAATCCATCCTGCTAAACAGAATGATAAACTACAGTCATGCATATAACAGAAATGCAATGTAAGCAATATAAAATAATCAACCCAAAACATTTAAATGCTTATGAGTAAACAAAGAATCATGTATGCAAATCAATAATCTAAAAGCAATTTACACAACCTCTCAGATATCCTCAATAAGTTCATGCAAAAGCACATTATGTTTGACAGCATCTTTATATAATGGATCAGTTGGATATGAATATAACATGTTTGtctatgtagagagagagagagagagagagagagagagagaatttgtcATCTACCATTGACAAGATCCACATGCCCTGTGAATCAGTTAAATGAAATTCAATATTAAAAGAAACAAGCTCTACTGGTGTTTCAGGAATACTACTGAAAGCAATTTCAAGATTATCAGCTAAATAACATTCTGATTGGATTCAAGATGATTTATACATTATTTATCAAGTCACAAAAACAACCTCGCTAAATGTTGAGGTAAGACTGCATATACCACACCTTCCCAAGGCCCCTTGATTGGCGGGGAGGTTTTCTGCACTGACTGTTGATTTTTGTTAATGTCATTATGTTCACAATCAAGACCACATATTTGAAGTAATATCATCAGTGATATTGTCAAAGATATGGGCAACTGTGATTGTAAATCACATGATGAGGTATCTGATATTTACTAAAAAAATTCAAGTGTggctaataaataataaacacaGAATTATGATCATGTGCTGAGACCCTTTTTTTCTCAGCAACCTCCTAGAAGGGTCAGTTAATCAATGTACATCCAACATACAGCCCAAAGATCACAATTTACTGACCCTGCATTTGTGAGGATGGATTtcaggccttggatttggatttgggcaGATCCGGACAAAATTCTGaacaattttatataaaattttgtccaaatccacacaaatccaaatccaataccCCTCCCAAACATAGGGCTTTCCTCAAATGGAAGTCAAACCAACTTAACTAACCCCATTAGTTGGCAACTAGTTAAGGAGCAAAATATATCACAGGAGTCCTCATTAAACTTTTTTTCCAACAAACAACAGCCTAATTCactaaaggaaaaacaaaaaaattacctCTTCTGGCAGCTCAGGAAAATATTCAAAACCTTCATTCATGTGGCATGTTATGTTCTGATGAATTCCTAAACTGGTTCTCTGATTGACATTTAATTGTGAAACATCCACCTCATTAGAAAGAGGATAGTTCTGCGAATTCGGAAAAGCCTCTGAATTGCCTACTACACTGTTCAAGTATCTATTTGCCACATCCCCGAGAATACTCTGATGCCGTTTTACCCTCGAGCTCTGGGAAGCGGAAAAGAAATTAGTTAGTTGACCTTCAATCCTTCTCCGCTTATACTGAGGCCATGAACCATCCATTTCAGTGCTCAACATTCTTCCTACTCGTATGGATTTCTCTGCAATATGAGAATCACTTGGTTCAGAACATGCAACATCCTTACCATTGCAAATATAGGTCCCAAAGAAGTCAGTTGttacttcattttctttttcatatGGTGCAATGCCCAATGTCATTTTCTGCTCAGCAACATTACCCCTCATCTCATCCACAAATGCAATAGGAATCTTTGCTGCAAGATCTCCCGAAGATACAGGTGGAACAATAATAATGTCAGATTCAATAACCTTGTCAAAATCAGAGTCAGCTGGTTTTTTAGGACCACCACGGTTCTCAAGTTCAATGACTTCTGAAACACTTTGTGCAGTACAAGTTCCATCAAGCTCCCCAGAATTCTGTTCAGAAGAAAAATCAATCCTTCTATCTTCATCTACATTAGATAAAATGGAATCCATTACTTTTTCTGGCAGGCTTCCCAACGAATTGTTTCTAGCAACATGTAAATTAGGTGAATGATCTATCAAAGAAGTCCGTTCTGAGCTTTTGTCAAATTCTAGTGACATATGAAGTGTCACGTCTTCTTGCACATCAGATGCTTCTTTCACTGATGACACAGCAAATAAATTTGAAGTTCTTGCAAATGAATCAATGCAAAGATCACGTCCTAAATTACTTATCCCAGCTTCATCTGTCGTCTGTGCATGGGCTTCAGCAAATCCCCTCAAAGCCTCCTCTCGTTCGCTCAAAACTTCCTGCCCCTCGAGCGA
It encodes the following:
- the LOC131166030 gene encoding uncharacterized protein LOC131166030 isoform X1 — its product is MSTIEKLFVQIFERKQWIIDQVKHQTELHEQHLASKLLIEGFRPPPWLLSAAFPSQTSDPKDLKKEELISGILLTHPRPAASYSDVQCSIYNNPVVAVATEEFSGGLIVGKCAANNDLEAEDISTVVPQSPVDDIGGAFNGVPNPETSANSPQHRTDASISEICPELHQSLARMQRSRSRQRALELRSSAKAGVKSRSSDLKSPSIDSRGISGSRMSFQQPNYAIESVGYAKPSDISNESCGAREGKIVDCQSKEEDGTHSGRIAKSESSCKQPKNEKKSVRMDCSSDIARESGMLEQSFVKSTQQANRTDEMANIFYNNNESCGVRGKKKRDFQSKEKGNSIYGGATARSRHSYLNPNCLDEHLRLDKSAMVEEGGNVTESSGVREVQIKDFQGKEKSNIYCGRVTRSRSSHQQSTREFLKLHDSFNCVNDLSELSSSNPTLNLDTSPFTAKGEGVTLVQPEGESVQLSQTSNCIGKDVHPQNALTTQISAGRFSSTPKGLDLHSVREEEHPPEGNVLDDHAGADKRLQTTHSTKSVLNLDNFNISDCRVTESISAAPRKSPLVEPQISSEGNVMEKVSGTQVNVMPGPDSPNVVRERFTATSDCDIIMPKQLNFDDAEDCSLNYSDTALEKNRQDRTLEMRRLTLLKPAESLNELTPGSCHKKGHLLSEKLSLEGQEVLSEREEALRGFAEAHAQTTDEAGISNLGRDLCIDSFARTSNLFAVSSVKEASDVQEDVTLHMSLEFDKSSERTSLIDHSPNLHVARNNSLGSLPEKVMDSILSNVDEDRRIDFSSEQNSGELDGTCTAQSVSEVIELENRGGPKKPADSDFDKVIESDIIIVPPVSSGDLAAKIPIAFVDEMRGNVAEQKMTLGIAPYEKENEVTTDFFGTYICNGKDVACSEPSDSHIAEKSIRVGRMLSTEMDGSWPQYKRRRIEGQLTNFFSASQSSRVKRHQSILGDVANRYLNSVVGNSEAFPNSQNYPLSNEVDVSQLNVNQRTSLGIHQNITCHMNEGFEYFPELPEEDGFGVEGIHKSVNLTNQAAGDSQVCLEQVRQEDPTSTIRGVRRQFAAGGIQDLLHSEDQLNLGSEELSSAEIISHMREDDLFSNCSVGSPNNSHVDLTSVDQSMPVFEGFVMHMENGQPCIVRDEISFDELNLPNSAIERATVLEQLCRSASMQTPLSHFSNTYGFHRMPDVCQSVPNGLLEHKDMGKTLHLNGDSDKQIEECHGCLNGEVCSFHGRSKSCKPFSSARFVWDTSKPYSSPAGKLWEGITFKSGSSGKRGSLNPELACFTIREEETGNTDEVVDTFQQENGGLDMENTTKIKSLTDIKQECANPPALISAAEIFPDRVSLDSVSTEISFTGTHNGVKQKLRNHYRGKKRCTNEGKENLNFSASTNGVKKVTASLRARVSKKKLSQKTSLRNKGPSLLERDSKCNNIVSNIASFIPLVQQKQAAAVVTGKRDIKVKALEAAEAAKRLEEKRENERKMKKEALKLERSRLEQEKQLEQIKKKKEVERKKKEADMAAKKRLREDEERKEKGRKRKCIEEARRRQREDTEKLPADKGESQTMDEVQHERKESDNEIGKQENAEKERFEDTVGRMPDSDLNLRQLSISDAARGSFVIEHCGDIEKVMSNLEKTIPNDTTIVNTIREQSYEISPYQSSEDEEEEEDDVPNEKFIPSWSSESSLAQAVYCQQRVDPDVIFPIESFCPISEVLSQKQRLA